The Leptospira montravelensis nucleotide sequence ACTTTCTGAAACAAACGAATCGCCTTACTTTTTACAAAGAAGCAAACGTTTAAATGCAGAAATTTTAAAGTTCAAAATCAAAAATGAATACAAACAAAAAGAATTTGATACACTTTTCCATATCTTAGAAAAAATTAAATCTGAAGATAAAATTGAGTTTTTGGATTCCGCTTTAAAAAGTAGAATCAACCGCATTGCAAATCGTCTCTCAGTAAAAAAACAAATTCCAGCTTCATCGCAAGATCTTAAAGATAAGTTGGTTTTCATTTGTTATGTGTTAGAAGGTGTAAACTTTTTAGTTCCTAAAAAAAATTATCGTATACTCCGTGACATTCCTGCTTTCAAAAAACAATTACGCATCAAAGAAAAATTCGTACCTTTATTTCCAGGACCTGGGTTCGTACTTATGGAAGAAGGCGAAAAAAAACAAAAAAATGTAATTTTAATGAAAGACTCTTCAAAAAAGGAACATGGATTTTATTTTGATGAGCTAAAAGAAGATTGGGCAGTATCTAAAACATCTTTGGAAGGATTGATAGAAAAGGATTCTACAAACGAAAAAATCTTAGGAAAAATAAAACGAAAAGGAAAGTTATACCACTTAGTTAAAATTTAGGATTCGGCTACTCTCTTCTTTATCTTTTGTTAGTTGGTTTTTTAGTTCGTCTAAACCGCTAAATTTTTTCTCATCTCTGATTTTACTAACAATTTCTAATTCTACATATTTTCCATACAAATCACCATCAAAATCAAAAACATTGACTTCCACATGTAATCCGATTCCGTCAAAGGTAGGATTATGGCCAATGTTAACCATACCTTTGTGGTCACGGCCATCAAACTTTGCAAAACAAGCATATACACCAATGGATGGTAATAGTTTATCTTCGGGAACTTTGATATTGGCAGTTGGGAACCCAATGGTTCTTCCTCGTTTGGCACCTTCAAACACAATGCCTGTTATGTGATAATTTCTTCCAAGAAGAATTTTTGCTTCTTCCATTTCCCCTTTTTCCAAAAATCCTCTGATGAGGGAAGAGGAAATTTTACTTTCCTTTTTCAGAACAGCTTCCTTTAATTCGACCGCATAACCATATTTAGTTTTATTGGAATCGAGTAATGTAAAATCACCGCGCCGTTCTGCTCCAAAAAAATGATTATAACCAATTACAATATGTTTAGCATTCAAAGTTTGAATCATAATTTTTTCTAAAAAGTCTTCTGCAGACATTTTTGAAAGTTCTAAAGTAAAATCTAAAACAACCAAGTAGTCGATCCCAAACCCACGGATGAGTTCTTCTTTTTCTGTTTCCGATGAAAGGTATTTGAAATTTGGTTTTTTTCCTAGAACCACAGATGGATTGGGAAAGTAAGTCACAACGACAGAGGGAAGATTTAAATCCTTTGCTTTTTCCACAGTTCGCAAGAGTAGGGTCTGGTGGCCCACGTGGATTCCATCAAAGTTGCCGAGTGTCAAAGAGGAGCCATTTTGAAACTCGTTTTGGATCGATTCTAAAGAGCGAATAATTTTCAAAGGGGGACTTGTCTCGTTTTCCGATACTTGTACTAGGTGCTTCCATTGAAACTACGAATCCTTCTCCTAACGGCAATCTTTTTATCTAACTTTGCTTCGATGTCGGCATCAGACTCCCTCATACCCAAAAAAGACTTCGGATTAGAAGAAGGTTTACTCCCTGAAGATATTGCCACCTTTCCTGAACTAAAAACTTGGGCCATCTACCAATCTTACGAGTTAGAACCAGATGCACCTCACTTAGGACTCCAGGATTATATTTGCCGAATGGTACCAGAAACTGGACTCCAATTCCTTTTGGAAAAACAGGTGATCTCTAAATCAACAGTTTACCTTTACTTAGACCTCACTCGTTACCGTCCCTTGAAAGGCTCCAAATTCAAACCTAGAAAACTAAATATTCTAGTGAACGGAAGGCCAAAAATTTCTGTCTATGTGGATCGAAACCAAAATTTCACAAATCCCGTGGAAATTCCTTTAGAACCTTCCGAATACCCAGATGGAAAGATATATGTGGATTTAGTGCCTAGCCATAACTCGCTTGGTCGATTTTGGGGGATTTGGGATGCGTATGTTTTGGAAAATCGTTTGGATGCGAAAAACTAAAAGAAAGGTTTAAACTGCGTATTTTTCTCGGTATTCGTCTTCACCAATGGTTTGGAAGTAACTAGTGAGACCTGCCACTTTAAAAACCTTCTCAATGGCCGGTTTCATATTGGCTATCGAGAACTTTCCCTTGAGTTCCTGGACATAATTCAGCTGTTTGATAAGCATTCCAATTCCAGACGAATCAATATAATTGAGTTTCTCTAAATTGATGATGACATGAAGATTTTCTGTCGGTTGAGAGGGAACATTGGTTTCCAGGAAGTTTTTAAAATCGAGGGAAGTATAAATGTCCAAACTTCCTGAAATGCTGATCACATAGGCGTCGGCATTTTTTTTTAGATTGATTTCCATAGAAGACCTTCCGCTAGAGTCGTGTTTTTGCGTTTTTTATCAACCTTATTTTTAACAAATTAATGATTTCATTTCAAAAGTCGAAAATATATATAGAGTCTACTACCTGGGAGTTCGTATGCGTATCTCGTTTGTCCTAATTTTATCCTTTCTACTCACCATTGGCCTTTTGGCCGC carries:
- a CDS encoding bifunctional riboflavin kinase/FAD synthetase — its product is MKIIRSLESIQNEFQNGSSLTLGNFDGIHVGHQTLLLRTVEKAKDLNLPSVVVTYFPNPSVVLGKKPNFKYLSSETEKEELIRGFGIDYLVVLDFTLELSKMSAEDFLEKIMIQTLNAKHIVIGYNHFFGAERRGDFTLLDSNKTKYGYAVELKEAVLKKESKISSSLIRGFLEKGEMEEAKILLGRNYHITGIVFEGAKRGRTIGFPTANIKVPEDKLLPSIGVYACFAKFDGRDHKGMVNIGHNPTFDGIGLHVEVNVFDFDGDLYGKYVELEIVSKIRDEKKFSGLDELKNQLTKDKEESSRILNFN
- a CDS encoding LIC10729 family protein; amino-acid sequence: MLPLKLRILLLTAIFLSNFASMSASDSLIPKKDFGLEEGLLPEDIATFPELKTWAIYQSYELEPDAPHLGLQDYICRMVPETGLQFLLEKQVISKSTVYLYLDLTRYRPLKGSKFKPRKLNILVNGRPKISVYVDRNQNFTNPVEIPLEPSEYPDGKIYVDLVPSHNSLGRFWGIWDAYVLENRLDAKN
- a CDS encoding STAS domain-containing protein; its protein translation is MEINLKKNADAYVISISGSLDIYTSLDFKNFLETNVPSQPTENLHVIINLEKLNYIDSSGIGMLIKQLNYVQELKGKFSIANMKPAIEKVFKVAGLTSYFQTIGEDEYREKYAV